The genomic region TGGGCTACTGTAGACCCCATTGCCGCGTCAACATCAGTGTTGGgcaagttacttttaaaagtaattgaaTTACTTTACCAGTTACTTTAGCTATatcaaaagtattaatttactGTCCCCTAGTAGCCTAAGttactttttgttttttaatgtaaatatgaACAGTAGCCGACTGAAGAGTCAAACATCACTTTTAGACCTATTTATTGTCAATCAGGCAACAGGCCTTCGACTAAAGCAGTAATGTGTTTAGTGTCCAGCAGCTGCGAGTTATGGCTCTTAATAATGTCACTTAATTTTCTCTGATCAGATGCCTCCGCTTGTGAAAACACCAGaagtatctggttgtttaaaccacatgtaggcctacattttaCTCTTGCAAAttgtaaaaaaactaaaatgtccGATATGATGCGCTACTGCAACACGTGTCGCTGAAGCAAGCCACGCAAATGACCACAACAGATGTGAACTCCGTTGAATATGCATATAGCGCAGAAATTAAAGATCGgctttatattcattttgcggaGAAGTGTAAGGTAAGACGACCTGCGTTTATTTAGACAGTTCGTTTGAGCGCTAGGATCAGCCTGACCTCGCCTTATATAACGCCTCTTTCCTGTGGTGATGATGGCCTAAATGTGTTAAATCTGTGCTCCAAGTGTTTTTCactttttaatttgtttaaatatcGACGAGAGTTGATTTGCGAGGCTATACAGTGTTGGGTTAACTGACTGTCCGcttgtcacttaaaaaaaataataactttaatttaacaaacaaatgcTCCCAACATTTTTCCCAATTAACTTGATAAAGAAACGAAATCTAACTAATTTGACCTTATAAATTAAACTGAATTATTTCAATGACTGCAAAAAAGTGTAATAGGCCAAAGGAGGATTTAAAAACCACGGGCTGGGCCTAGAGTTGAGCTTTTTGTCTGCAAGCGTTCATTTTTCTCAAAAGAGAGTAGTGCAAATAACAAACTCATTTACATTTCAGTAATTCAGTAAATGCGCGACTGCTAAAAGTGTAGTGGAGTTACAGGAACGCATTGGCCTACTTTGTAGCGCGTTACTCCAACACCGGTCGACATTAACCCTTGTTTTTTCTTCTTGACTCAAACAGTGGCCATATCTGATGGAGAACGAGAGGTGAGTAAATGAAGCCTGTAGAGCTGCTTTCCTCCAGGAGCAGAAACTCAATGCCATTGTCTTTATGAGCAGCCGAACTGCACTGCCGGATGCCACGACATCTGGAAGCCCGTGTGTGGAACCAATGGAGTAACATACGCCAATGAGTGCGACCTGTGTGCTGCCAGGTGAGTTTAGACCAGCACTTTCAAAGAACTGTAGACAAACTTTTAGAGTCACTTTCAAAGTTTTAATCTCTTGACCTCTTTGTTTTTAAGAGCTTCAGATCCTGAAATCTCAATCTGTTCAGACGGTGAATGTCCCATTCCCATAGGCACACCGGGCCCTTGAGTAGGTGTCGGCCCCTGGACTGATCATTCTCAGGCCCTTTACTCTACACATGACTTTACAGCAGCATCGCTCTCAAGCGGACACAAGCTTCACTTTTGACCAATAAactatgatttaaaaaaaatgcagtcaTGAGATTATTCacaaacattacatttattttgcagAATGAGAACTTTACCtggaaaatattaaaaaaacagaCCTTGTAACAAATAATTTCTAAAACTACAGCAAACTCTATAGTGAGTGTCTTAAACTGTTCTGctaagtcacctttatttatacagcTGTGTTCAAATCATGCCACAGAATTTGccatgttaataaaacacaatgccTGACTGACACATGCTGGGGTTCATTTCATTTAACCTAAAACCCAAATAAAGGCAACAATACAAGACCAGACAGAACTACAAAGACATGAAAAGGAGCTGTCATTAACAATATTATAAACATGTTTTCTTTGactatagtaatttattcctgtgatgaaagctgaatttatcatcactccagtcttcagtgatcattcactaatcattctcatatgaggattcgatgatcaagacacatttatgattattatcagtgttgaaaacggTAATTATTTGTTGACTAGAAAGCCCAAAAGAACTGCACGCATTCGGCGGAAGAACATTGTTCTGGTTGTGCTTCGGCTCTGCGTGACTGCGCGGATGAATATGATTCTGTCTCATAACTAAAGAGAGAGAGTCCTGATGAACTGCGAGGAGACATTTTAGAAATTAATGTTCGTGCGACATTTGCGTAATGTTGTCGCTCTCTGTTGGAAGCACTGACATATTTACATTAATTATAGACAgccaataaatgaataaaacatggtTTCAACTGATAAAAGATTAATAATAGTATGAGGAAGAACTCTTTATAACTTAGACagacaataaatatatattcatatttttctgtcacATCACACAATTAAACTCAAACTGTTCCAGAAACTCAATCATTTCTGAATATTCAGGTTCTTCCGTTCAGGCTTTATTCACAATTTTCTCACAAGAGAAAATTAATAAAAGTCAAACCATCTGTAACTGGAATATTGTCCTTATAGCAGCACGACCATTAGAATAGAAACTATTAGGCTACGATTAAAATATCATCAGATTtgtctaattttaaataaacacaaagaaatgaactaaaatatttgtacttttgctATGATTATGTTCAGTGATATGAATGATTTCTGTATTTTGGTGCATTTGTCTATAGTGTTGATATGGCTATAGCTAGCTAGCATGTCTGCAAGTGACACATATggcttttttttacatttttgttaaacAACGTTTGCCAATACAAGTAGCCTAATGACATCCCTTATTAATCTGTACAATAATACCAGCATCATGCAGAGCAAATGTTTAATTGTAATGGACAGGTTTTGCACAGACTCGGGATTGACGAATCTGCGGCCGATCGTTCCCATCTGCGAAACGGCACACCTGAACACGGTAACCGGTTAAACCGGAACACCTGTTATTGGAAAAGGGCCAAATGCTATAAATATCCGGATCATTGATCACTGATCATATCGTCAGTTTCAGAGACTCTCAGGTTGGGAACAATGTTTGCTCGAGGAATCATCGTCCTTCTCTGCGTCCTAGGTGAGTAATAAtgatttcattcacaaaaacagCTGATATTAGGATTATGCTCATTTGTAGGGATGGAGAAATGAAGCCTCTTGGATCCCTGGAGCTTTTCTCTGATTGTTTCGGAAACCGGTATTAGTGCAGCATTAGTGTTGGAAGCGCCGCCATCTTGTGGCAGAGAATTATAGCAGAGCCGACGTGTTTAAGAACTAGCCTACTAAACGCCTGACAACCCtcaatatttagttttttttttaaatcataaattaatgtattaaaGGCTGTTAATAAATATAACTGTACCAACAGTGGAGTTTAATGTAAATGGTGCTCTATTTTTATGGTTTAATAGCCTATGCCTACTGTTTCTGGCAGAATAGGATCAAAATCTAGTAAATGGATTCAGAAGCGGCCTGGGTTCAAACATCCCGACATGAAAAGTGAAGCGTTCACGTGACTGTAAAGAAAGTTAGTCAATGATCACGTTTCTCTAAAAACAATACGAGCTCCGACATGGATCTAAATGAAGTTGTGCGACTCTGGTTAAACTATGGCTGGAGTATGGTTAATTTGCAGTTAGCCGGTTACCATAGTCTAACTATAATGTTTTAGTAATAAAAGGTTCACTTTCATGAGGGGTGTAATCACATCACAGATCACACTATGCAAGCGTTTCAAGTCTGCACCTCAGTCTGAGTTCACCTTTTCTAGAGTAGTTACTGGAAGTGTCGCATTCAGGCAAAAGccgagggtaatgcagatatgatgTCATCGACAGGCCACGCCCTCACGTaccggttcattggttaaaatggcaactttctcacgatttacaaatgGCTTAGTTGGGAACCTTTGGGATATTgcaagtactcaactgaacaaactgtgtaacactggcctggtggtttttgggcGTTTTACTGAAGTGTTACTGTGCACCTTTTAAAAAGACTGAACTATTTAGACTGCATCATCAAACTTTAATCTTTGTTTTTCCTTCTTGACTCAAACAGTGGCCATATCTGATGGAGAACGAGAGGTGAGTAAATGAAGCCTGAGCTGCTTTCCTCCAGGTGCAGAAACTAAATGTCATTGTTTTTGTGAGCAGCCTGTTTGCAACCGGCCGCCCGGTGCATGCCCAAAGATCTATGAGCCCGTGTGTGGAACCAATCGAGTAACGTACGCCAATGAGTGCCTGCTGTGTGCTGCCAGGTGAGTTTAGACAAGCAACTTTCAAACCAAGAACTGTAGGTTACAAAGTTTAGTCACTTTCAAACTAATCTTCACCTTTTGTTTTTAAGAGTTTCTCATCCCCAACTCTTGGTCTGGAATGAAGGCCGCTGTCCCAGAGTGTGTGGGATTACGCCGACTGAGGCCTCTTGAGTTTGACTCTTTCGGGCCCTTTACTCCACACGTGACTCTACAGCAGCATCGCTCTCGAGCGGACAGAAGCACCGGCTGAAGCGTTTATGACCACTGGTTGAATAAATTGTTCCTAATAAATCCAAAGTGATCTTGAGTTTATTATAATGCACAAGTTAACCATTTCATTTGCAGAGTTATAACTTTACCTGGGAAATATTGAAAATGTAAGTTTCTAAAACCACAGCAGGATCTATAGTGAGTGTCTTAAACTCAGATCAGTTatagctttttatttatttattttttaaattatgaaagGTTATCagttaaaatcattaaaatatcagtctcaacacacattggtcttagtCTGGTCTCGGTCTCAGCACACGTTGGTCTTAGTCTGGTCTCGGTCTCAGCACACATTGGTCTTAGtctggtctcggtctcaacacacattggtcttagtCTGGTCTCAGCACACGTTGGTCTTAGTCTGGTCTCGGTCTCAGCACACATTGGTCTTAGTCTGGTCTCGGTCTCAGCACACATTGGTCTTAGTCTGGTCTCTGTCTCAGCACACATTGGTCTTAGTCTGGTCTCAGCACACGTTGGTCTTAGTCTGGTCTCGGTCTCAGCACACATTGGTCTTAGTCTGGTCTCAGCACACGTTGGTCTTAGTCTGGTCTcgttctcaacacacattggtcttagtctggtctcgttctcaacacacattggtcttagtctggtctcgggtctcaacacacattggtcttagtctggtctcgggtctcaacacacattggtcttaaTCTGGTCTcgggtctcaacacacattggtcttggtctggtctcgggtctcaacacacattggtcttagtctggtctcgggtctcaacacacattggtcttagtctggtctagggtctcaacacacattggtcttaaTCTGGTCTcgggtctcaacacacattggtcttaaTCTGGTCTCGGGTCTCAGCACACGTTGGTCTTAGTCTGGTCTCGGTCTCAGCACACATTGGTCTTAGTCTGGTCTCGGTCTCAGCACACATTGGTCTTAGTCTGGTCTCTGTCTCAGCACACATTGGTCTTAGTCTGGTCTCAGCACACGTTGGTCTTAGTCTGGTCTCGGTCTCAGCACACATTGGTCTTAGTCTGGTCTCAGCACACGTTGGTCTTAGTCTGGTCTcgttctcaacacacattggtcttagtctggtctcgttctcaacacacattggtctta from Pseudorasbora parva isolate DD20220531a chromosome 11, ASM2467924v1, whole genome shotgun sequence harbors:
- the LOC137092132 gene encoding serine protease inhibitor Kazal-type 1-like translates to MFARGIIVLLCVLVAISDGEREPVCNRPPGACPKIYEPVCGTNRVTYANECLLCAARVSHPQLLVWNEGRCPRVCGITPTEAS